From Arachis hypogaea cultivar Tifrunner chromosome 3, arahy.Tifrunner.gnm2.J5K5, whole genome shotgun sequence:
gaTTAAAAATTACTGATACAATATTATGACGgcacatttaaaaatttttctataatttatcGGTAGCATATGGAATTTTCAACAAGACATACATAGATTGGAGTGCGAGTCTTGGGAtttgattttggtcttcatgaaaCGACTCACCGTAGTTGTTCTTCCAACCATATAAGGGGACACGGGGAGGGATGATGCTACTTTTCATTAACGTACCACAATATACATGGCCACTGCTTTGCTGCTCGTATACATAACTTATGTACGTAATCTTAAGAGTTAACACCTATTAAATGTGAGATAAATCACCTATAATTACTCAATATTTTTAAGTTATAATAAAATCAAAAGGACGCTTTTATGGTGTTGAATGCCTAAAATTTCAGCAGCTGCTAAAATGAGTTGTCATGATGGAGAGAAGGACGCATGTAGTGTTAGGTGTAATACGCGCAGACAAGAATTGATTTCTGTGCAGGAGTGACAGAATACTGCTGAAATTAGATGAATGATTGTGTTAATTATAAGTTATGATTAATTATGATTAGATGTTTGGGCTGGACTTTTTTGTGAATATGGCCATTTAGTGGGATTATGGCTGGACTTTGAGTTCAttgtaaaggaaaaaaaaaaataaaacaacttttagaggaggTTGGGCTGTTTAGTGATTGTAATGGGTTAGGCTGAAAAGATAGAACAACACGCTTTTGAATGATATTTCATCAAtattaattcaaattcaaatagtaATGCAATAGCATgagtctcaaaaaaaaaaaaatgcataaacatTAAGAGTAATAATATCATGGGCTCAAACAGTATTctctataataatatattatttttgataatattaaataataataaatctaataTAATACAACTGAAATAAATTCTTTATAATTATCTAACAATTAAGACAGTCAAAACGATACTAAccctaaaaaatataataatacaaatatgtcatattttatttgttatttgggCTTATTATagtagttttattattatttattaccaACATAAAGtactataatattaaatataaaaaattaaatattttatttactattgATACAGTAGCATAACaaattctttattatttattattaagataaaaaatatatcatatgcTATTTATCTTTTGTACAGTGTcatattagttttattatttattatttttaatattaataaaaaatataacatttttttatgatattattgATATGTAAACCGTATTACagtagatttattattatttaatattatacaaAACAATATACTACTAGAGAGGATGTCGTTTGGACCCATGATATTATTACTCTTAATGTTTatgtattttcattttctttcaagATCCATACTATtgcattattttttgaatttgaattaatgTTGATGAAATATCATTCAAAAGCATGTTGTTCTATTTTTTCGGTCTAATTCATTACAATGACTAAACATTACGGTCCAACTTCCTCCAAAagttgttctattttttttttcatttacaaTGAACCCGAAGTTCATCAGTAACCCCACAAATAGCCATATTCACAAAAGTGTCCAACCCAAACATCTAATCATAATTAATCATAGCTTATAGTTAATACAATCATCCATCTAATTTCAGCAGCATCCTATCACTCCTGCACAGAAATCAGTTCTTGTCTATGCGTGTTACACCCAACACCACACACGTCCTTCTCTCCATCATGACAATTCATTTTAACAGCTGCTGAAATTTTAGACATTCAACACCATAGAAACGTACAAATCAAAATAGTTATTATTGTTTGTGGGACTTGATTCATGCGAATTGGGGATTCTTGCTCACCAAATATAGCCACAAGTTCACAACTCAGCACATTCTCTCTATTTcttttttgtgaaaaaaatttctttttttttttcaaattttttttttggtctacAAATTCTTAGGTGTGACGTTGGAGCTTCCTTTAATTTTTGGTCCTCAGTGTATAAGCTTGCTCAATGTAAGCATATTGGATCTACAGAGGGCTAAGCCCATTTACAATGGGGCAAAAGTGAAGAAGAGGCCCATTTATTAGAAAAATCATGTCTAATTTTTTTACCAAGTAATAAATAtcattaattaacaaaaaaaaaaaccttaaaaccAACTTAAATGGACgaactcactcgtccgcttaaacaagtgtcgagAGTTTATACATGTAATAGCTCATTGGCCAACAACAAAcctaaattaataagaaaaaaaggtatATATGTAAAAAGTTTTAACATTTTGAATGGTAAAAAAAACTAATTGGAGAATAAGCTCATGTAAATTTAATACACCTATATGTTGATATGTATGTAATAAGAATTAATTATGTtgcgtgtatattaaaattaactattaaaattagtcaataatataaaatgtatatttaaatacaaaatatacattaaaaataagttaaacaatacatatatttaacATAAATATATAGCCAGTGATTTTAATAACTGATGTGAATGTacaaacaatatttttaaatagaaaCCAAAATAGATTGTTACTATAAGAAAAATAGCAGCATTAATATGAACAAACTGAACGCATTAATAAGGAATGTTAGACAATGATTACTAGACATATATGTATTTAACAAAAATGGCGATTCTTGATTGTATAGTGACAGTGATTTGTCACATGATCTGTGAACGTACGTAACCCATGGATAAACATATAGCTTATCTCCCCTTATACTAACTTAcaaatttgatttatttagaacTTGAAAGAATTGTCAATGCAAGTTCATGCGTAGACGTGTAACTCACTCGGACACACTTGCACTATTTGAGAGAGGATAATGGttcctttttctaatttcaagttTCAACCATAAACATTGATTTTTTTGTTGCTATATGGTCTAAGGATATATGGTTGCTGAGGAACAATCAACAATCACCACTCATTTCTTCCATTAACCAAACCAACATTATTcccatctttctttctttctttctttctttttttccttctctctttcttcaatcatGGCCAAGCTTCCTGAATAATCCAATTCAGATTATACTAGTTACTTACAAAGAAGACATGAATCTCTCAGCTTATCGCCTCTCTTCAACAAAATCTCCTTCTTTTCTTCCAAGAACTTGTTATCATACCAAAATAATCAACCCAACCAGTACCAACACTCTCCAACAAAAGCCTTCTTTCGCCATTCTCAGGTTCAAAGGAGCTTCAAATAATAGTAAACTGTGGGTGAACCCTTTCGCTACCTTATCATCTTTCgcagaaggggaagaagaagaagaactgaaTGGTCAGCATTCAACAGCAACAGAGAACAAGGAAGAAAAAGTAACAGGTTTTGCACAAGCCTTCAACATTACTTCACGTACAGCTTCAGCTATCACAATATGCATGGCAATGGCTGCACTCACACTCCCACTCTTCATGGGATCTTTGGGACAAGCTTTGACCTTCAAGACCAAGCTTCTCTCTTACGCCTCTCTCCTCTTCGGATTCTACATGgcttggaacattggcgccaaTGATGTTGCCAATGCCATGGGCACTTCCGTCGGCTCTGGTGCCTTGACTCTCCGCCAGGCCGTGCTCACGGCCGCCGTCTTGGAATTCTCCGGGGCCCTCTTTATGGGGGCTCATGTCACAAGCACAATGCAGAAGGGAATTCTTGTCGCTAATGTATTCCATGGAAAGGATACTCTTCTCTTTGCTGGCTTGCTTTCTTCTCTTGCTGCTGCTGGTACTTGGTTACAGGTAAAAACTATAAATTTCATGCGCTTTCTTATCTCAATTccagtaattaattaaatatactaTTATTTTCCTACTTGCAATTTGCAATACACAATGTAAATTGCAAACAAGTCCTTTTTTCTTTATTCAGTGTGATTGATAATGTGAATTTTTCCTAACATAGTACACTGTTTCTCCAGTTGTTTTACTTCAGCAACTAGAGTATTAAAGAATTATAAGTAGACAAAAGGGAAAGCTAATAACAAGATGCCTAGTGAAATTGTAGTTATCGAAACATCTGTTATTTGAATAACTCAGCTGGATTCAAACACCAAAGTCAATGAATCACTTTTAATAATCTTTTTGCTATTGGAAAGACATTGGTATAATGTCCCTTGAGTATAATTTGGTACCAACATATAAAATGTGCGGCTACTTGATTATTTGTCTAGATTTTTTAGTGTAACATGTATGATATGTTCAATGCATGTTCAATGCAGTTTGTCTCCTTTTTCTTTCCCCCCCCGCCCCCCTCAAGATTCACAATAGTGTTGCTGTAATCAGAAAGTTAACAAAggatgaacaaaaaaaaaatcaacattaaAATTGATGATGATGTACTTTTAAACATAGTTTTGTTTATATTTACAACTATAAAATGACCCTTTTTGACAGTTACTAAGGAAAAGAACAGAACAGAATGATGTATGCAAAGAAGCAATGCATTTGAATAGGTATTTATGTTATGGTTTTGTGCAATGCAGATTGCATCATACTATGGTTGGCCAGTATCTACTACACATTGCATAGTGGGAGCAATGGTGGGGTTTGGTCTAGCCTATGGAGGTGCTGGAGCGGTTTTTTGGGGTTCGCTGGCGAGGGTGATTTCTTCTTGGGTTATCTCACCACTAGTGGGAGCAGCTGCGTCATTTCTTGTCTACAAATGCATCCGGAGGGTATGCTCTTTAATGCAACTTGCAAAACATTCAAGGTTTTAACTTCTGCTGATTTGGTTTCTATGATAGATGATACTTCAGTAAAATTAATAATCAAAGTGTTAAGAAAAAAAAGCAGTAAAACATAAGGCTTTTATAGAGTAAGACAGATAATTTACAACTAAGTTTAGACTACTCTATCTGTTTTACAATTATGACATGGGAAATAGATTTGATAGTCACTAGTCAGCACAGATTTATAAAACAATCTTAATATTTGTGATTTGTGATCTCATGCTTCTACCAATTACAGAAactttttaattacaaaaagGAGATCATGAAAACTGCTATTTAAGGTTTCCAGAATCTTATGAAGTTATTTTGGCCTACAGTTTGTGTACAGTGCACCAAACCCAGGACAAGCAGCAGCAGCTGCAGCACCAATTGCTGTATTTCTTGGAGTAACTGCCATTTCCTTTATGGCATTCCCTCTTAGCCAGAGCATTCCTTTGGCTCTGGCACAGGCCTTAGCTTCCGGAGCGGCCGGTGCTTTTCTTGTCTACAGAATCATCAGAAGACAACTTGGACATCTTCTTGCCAAGTCAAACACTCAAGAAGAACATCCTGAGACCACAGAAGACACTACTGTCCACCAAAACATAGGAGGATTACTATCTGATGTTGCAGGTCCAAAGGGTACTCAACTGGAAATAGTTTAtggtgtattcggctatatgcaGGTCCTCTCAGCATGCTTCATGTCGTTTGCTCATGGTGGCAATGATGTCTCCAATGCCATAGGTCCATTGGCAGGTGCACTAGCTATCCTTCAAGGTGCTGCCAAAGGAGGCACTGCTACTGAGATTGTTATTCCAATCGATGTTCTTGCTTGGGGAGGATTTGGAATCGTCGCGGGGCTAATGATGTGGGGTTATAGAGTTATAGCAACAATTGGGAAGAAGATAACAGAACTCACACCAACAAGAGGTTTTGCTGCTGAGTTTGCTGCAGCTtctgttgttctgtttgcttcaaggTTGGGGCTACCAATCTCAGCAACACACACTCTTGTAGGTGCAGTTATGGGGGTTGGGTTCGCCAGGGGTCTCAACAATGTGAGAGCAGAAACTGTGAAGGAGATTGTGGCTTCTTGGGCAGTTACTATTCCGGTTGGTGCTGCGCTATCTGTGTTATACACATGGATCTTGACTAAGATTTTGGCCTATATTTTATGAGTTGAGTTCAAAGATGTGAAGAGTAGCTTGTGTTTTTGAGATCAATAAATTCATCTTAGTTGTGCCGACTTTCACATGATTTTTTTTGTGGTATGGATTGGAGATGAGGATTGATGTGGCAGCACAGGCACATTGGGATAGGTTCTTAACTAAGTTGGTGAGGGATGAATCTTTTATGTTTGGATCCTAAGCCAAGCCTGTGATTAGTTATGCTGATTTCCCATCAGAGATGAACTTACCAAGATAATGTGTGACAAGTTGTCTTAGTAGGTTCATGTTACAACTACAGGTTAAAATCCAAGCTTCAGCACAAGTATTGGAAAATACATTATATCTGTACTTAATAGATTCACATTAACATTTTTTTCTTCAGTCTATTTCTGTTTATTCGATTGTGTTTCTAGACTTCTTGATGTTATGAAAATTTTGCAAGAGTAGTAAATCAGGCAAGTAGAGCTGAAGTATGAGATGAGCTTttttaagaagaaagaaaatttgTTGAAGATAAACAATGCAGCTAATACCAAAGTAGTAACCAGTAACATCTAAAGTGGTGTAAAAAATTGTCCGGTTCAAATTTGGCATTATAATCCATATTCCATGCAGgaaaataaagaagataaatTTGAATATTAACATTGAGTGTGATAGAGATATCTGAATTCAAAAAGTAGCAGCTGAGGCATTGTTATTCCAAAATTGATTCTACATTTTTACCAGTATTTTCATGTAAATTGCACTACACATCTCCCTCATTTCTAATAAAGTTTCTATCTTATGCATAAGTAAACAGTTTTATCAAATACAAGGGTGGAGAtgagttttaattttattaagaagATGTAGCAGGACCTATTAGAAATCAGATCCGTGAGATGAAATCAGTAATGAGTGGCAGGCAAGGCATAATACCATACCAGAATAGGGAGTTacacaaaagaaaaagtaaaacctTAGCAAAATATCATGGTGATAGCTCTTTCACACTTGGGAGGCTTGGTTGCCATCCCATACTTCTATATGATCTTCCCCTTGGGAGAGGTGGCACAAAAGGACTCCTCCCCTTTAGCCCTTTTCGTCTCGAACAAGGTCTCGCAGATCTCTTCTCCTTAGGGACATAGAAGTCCCTTGCAGAGGAAAAAAGAGACTGTTCTTCCTCATCTCCACCTTGAGAACCATCCTCCATTGTGTCCACTATCTCTTCCTCGTCATCAACTAGTCCATTTGCCACTTTGGCTTGCCCTTTGTTGCATTTTCCACTTGGAGACAAAATTGTCTTTGTTTCCAACTTCTTTTGGCCTGCAAATCCATTTGGCATTTTCATGTTGCCATTCTCCTTGGTGAATGTGATCTCATCATGTGTCTTTCGGCCGGCTACTCCATTCTGAGCTTTGAGTTTGTGTCCACTTGGAGACCCGGCCTTTTTGTCCATCTTTTCAACCGCCACCACCCCATTCGCCCTACTGGTTTTGCCTTGCGCCGGAAACTTGCGTTTGAGCTTGTCCACATCCTTGAAGGAGATTAAGATGTACTTGTGACCAGGCTGCAAAACCTCTCCTTCATTGAGCACTGCATTGTGAGGATCTTTGAAGACTTGTGGCAGTGCAATACACATCCCATGATGCTTTCTCATCAACTTTGACACCGGAACTGCATGTTTGTACAGATCCTTTTGTCCACCTACATGCTTTATCTTCACAAATAACTCACTTGATCTTGAGGTTAGCTCTGAGGAAGCCTTGCTTCCTTTGGccttgttttttttcttgtaatCTTTCTTAGTCTCCTCTACCAGGCCTAACTTGTGAACAACACGCTTCAGCATAGCCTGCAACCGAAAGTTTTGCAGCCTATCTGATCCAACATGGTAATTTGGGAGATGATGTTAGGTAGCGGAAGAGCGAAAGCAAAGAAAATGACATTTATAGTATGATTTACCACCAAATATCATCTTGTTTTCAACGGCCGGCTATGAAGCAGTGATGAAACCAAgacattcaaaattcacaaaaaaaattgAGGCATGGCTTTTAGCTCTGTCTTCTTGGATGAGAACAAAAATTGTCTCTAGATTAGATAAGAAGGAATTGAATTGGTTCATCAAAATTAACTTCATGGTTTTATAGTGTGCCAGCTCTGCAGGCACATCCTTGTGCCAGAGTCATACTCCCACAAACCTGACATGACTTGGCGCTCAAGCTTCTTCAACCTCCCACTGATCCAGTTGTTGTGGATAATGAAGCATCCTTTCTTCAAACATGCTGCACTCACATTCTTCTTCTGCCACAGATCTTGGTATGCACCATTTGGAAAAAGGTCTCTATCTAAGAAATATACTGTCATGTTTGTTTCGGATTCAACACATCGATTATCATCGACACGGTTGGATCCTCCTGTTCCACACAGCATGTCATAGAAGCTTGGCTGCTCAGATAAGCTTGAAGTTTGTGCATGCCTCACCACTTTCTCCATTGCAGCAATGGTTTGACCATCAGAGTGAGCATAATAGAAGCCAGAGTTCAAGCGTCTCGGAAGGTTTATTGGTCCTGCATAAGCAAAAACAGAATATCATTTTTAAATCAtattagaaaaattgaaaaaatctttATGCATTCTTGTTACTTGACTCTTTTATTTTCGAGTGAGATTGAAGAATAAGCACCTTTTTTATTGAATTCATCAGACTGTGCAGCAAGAACAGCAGGACCAAAAGATTGAAGCAAGGGAAGTGGGTTTTTGAACCAATATGTATCCACATCACTAAGAAGAACATTGTAACCTAGCTTGAGTATCTTTAAGACCATTCTTGACTTCACTTTTGTCACCCTCTGGAAGCACTTTGTTCCAAAGTGACAGTCATCAAAACTAATATTACTTGGTGCTAATGGATCTTTGAAAACTGGAATTCCCTATGGTAACCAAAAGCATGGCAAGGGAAAGAGAAAATTTGCATTCAGATACAAAGGTACTActttgaaatataaatttttcaggCAGAAAATCAACACACACCTGCAAGATGGAGAATTGATAAGTTTCCTGATCTAGAGCACAAACAATGAAGTTTTTAATGGACAGTTTTCGCAATCTGCAAACCCAACTCATCAGCATATCCTTATAGCTAAATCCAGCAGTTGTGAGAACAATGGTTTTGGTTTCGTCCGCCGAGATAGAAAGGAGTGATTCTAAAGAGAAAGGAATCTCCAGAGGCTCTGAAGTTTTCATTTGACCCTTTAGAGAGCAATCCAATATTCTGATGATCTGTGATTTCAGACAAGCAATGCAATGCATGGTGTTTTTCTCTAACcaagaagagaaaatattttcCTTCCACAAGTTCAGTTTTCTATTGTGTCCAATCGGATAAACAATGTTCTTATCAGTGTCAAGAATAATGTATTGTTTATAAGACTTGAAAAGTTTGGGAATGCTAGAATAATTGGCTTCACTGAAGAAGAATGAGCCATAATGTGCACCTAAATGAGAATTTCCAATGTACTCCCATTCCCTATTTTCAATATCCTGGTCACCATTCAGATGGAAACTTGTGATGGTCAAAGTAGCATCAAACACAAATCTGAACTCAGATGACATTGCTTCATGAATAAGCCAATTGTTGTGTATACCCTTATTGtacaagaaaggaggaagaactCCATTATGTAGAGGCGCATCATTGTTGTTCCATGCAATGATCATGCTTGTGTAGCATTGATTCCCCTGCCAATTCTGCTGAAGCATTTTCTGAATCTGAAAGaccaagcaaaattcaatataGTATGTTCAACGAGTTTGTTGATCAATCATTGAGTTAACTTTTGTTACCTCATGGATCTTCACATGTTCCCCATTGTCTAGTAGCCAATGTTTCCCAGAATTGTCCAAATGAAATGGGAAGTGAGACACATTTTGTGATGAAGCAACTAGAAGCCAATCATGGTCAAGTTCATAAGCATGGTTTAAGGTGGAGATGAATCCGGAAAGGATAACAGTTTCAGGATCAACAATGACATATATGTCTGATGTGAATGAGTGTGATCTTGCAATCATGGAATGAAGAAAAGGTGTACCAAGGAAGCTGGAAACATAAATGAACAAACATGGATTAGAGGCCAAAATGAAGGAATGTGCTCCAAGAGTATGCAAATATTTCGCCTAAGCAATCAATATCAATTCATAAATACTATAGTTCAAAGTTAACAAACATACGTGAAATCAATGTTGGTATCAACCAAAACCCGGGAGCCAAAAGCTCCagaaaaagaagcaacagaaggATCCTTGCTGAACAAAACAACACCAACATTTGGAGATAGAGCAAGCCATGATTGAATAGCCAGTGACTGCTTTGTCCCAGTGGAGCCCTTAAAAGGCTTAGGAGCAGTGAATATGGTAATCCTCAAACCTGTTGAATCCGATGCGACGTTGTTGTTGAGGTTGGAGATAGTGATTCTGCTGTGATCCTTATTGTGCAAAGGTAGCCTCTGAGTAGCATAGAGAGAAAGACCAATCAAGACTAACCCAGATAGCCAAATTGACCAGAGCTCCACCTTAAAAGATTCCTGCCAAgtcaaaaaaaaataacacaacaTTGACATGTTA
This genomic window contains:
- the LOC112791746 gene encoding inorganic phosphate transporter 2-1, chloroplastic yields the protein MNLSAYRLSSTKSPSFLPRTCYHTKIINPTSTNTLQQKPSFAILRFKGASNNSKLWVNPFATLSSFAEGEEEEELNGQHSTATENKEEKVTGFAQAFNITSRTASAITICMAMAALTLPLFMGSLGQALTFKTKLLSYASLLFGFYMAWNIGANDVANAMGTSVGSGALTLRQAVLTAAVLEFSGALFMGAHVTSTMQKGILVANVFHGKDTLLFAGLLSSLAAAGTWLQIASYYGWPVSTTHCIVGAMVGFGLAYGGAGAVFWGSLARVISSWVISPLVGAAASFLVYKCIRRFVYSAPNPGQAAAAAAPIAVFLGVTAISFMAFPLSQSIPLALAQALASGAAGAFLVYRIIRRQLGHLLAKSNTQEEHPETTEDTTVHQNIGGLLSDVAGPKGTQLEIVYGVFGYMQVLSACFMSFAHGGNDVSNAIGPLAGALAILQGAAKGGTATEIVIPIDVLAWGGFGIVAGLMMWGYRVIATIGKKITELTPTRGFAAEFAAASVVLFASRLGLPISATHTLVGAVMGVGFARGLNNVRAETVKEIVASWAVTIPVGAALSVLYTWILTKILAYIL
- the LOC114927432 gene encoding beta-arabinofuranosyltransferase RAY1-like isoform X2, whose translation is MKESFKVELWSIWLSGLVLIGLSLYATQRLPLHNKDHSRITISNLNNNVASDSTGLRITIFTAPKPFKGSTGTKQSLAIQSWLALSPNVGVVLFSKDPSVASFSGAFGSRVLVDTNIDFTFLGTPFLHSMIARSHSFTSDIYVIVDPETVILSGFISTLNHAYELDHDWLLVASSQNVSHFPFHLDNSGKHWLLDNGEHVKIHEIQKMLQQNWQGNQCYTSMIIAWNNNDAPLHNGVLPPFLYNKGIHNNWLIHEAMSSEFRFVFDATLTITSFHLNGDQDIENREWEYIGNSHLGAHYGSFFFSEANYSSIPKLFKSYKQYIILDTDKNIVYPIGHNRKLNLWKENIFSSWLEKNTMHCIACLKSQIIRILDCSLKGQMKTSEPLEIPFSLESLLSISADETKTIVLTTAGFSYKDMLMSWVCRLRKLSIKNFIVCALDQETYQFSILQGIPVFKDPLAPSNISFDDCHFGTKCFQRVTKVKSRMVLKILKLGYNVLLSDVDTYWFKNPLPLLQSFGPAVLAAQSDEFNKKGPINLPRRLNSGFYYAHSDGQTIAAMEKVVRHAQTSSLSEQPSFYDMLCGTGGSNRVDDNRCVESETNMTVYFLDRDLFPNGAYQDLWQKKNVSAACLKKGCFIIHNNWISGRLKKLERQVMSGLWEYDSGTRMCLQSWHTIKP
- the LOC114927432 gene encoding beta-arabinofuranosyltransferase RAY1-like isoform X1; protein product: MSFILLSNMSMLCYFFLTWQESFKVELWSIWLSGLVLIGLSLYATQRLPLHNKDHSRITISNLNNNVASDSTGLRITIFTAPKPFKGSTGTKQSLAIQSWLALSPNVGVVLFSKDPSVASFSGAFGSRVLVDTNIDFTFLGTPFLHSMIARSHSFTSDIYVIVDPETVILSGFISTLNHAYELDHDWLLVASSQNVSHFPFHLDNSGKHWLLDNGEHVKIHEIQKMLQQNWQGNQCYTSMIIAWNNNDAPLHNGVLPPFLYNKGIHNNWLIHEAMSSEFRFVFDATLTITSFHLNGDQDIENREWEYIGNSHLGAHYGSFFFSEANYSSIPKLFKSYKQYIILDTDKNIVYPIGHNRKLNLWKENIFSSWLEKNTMHCIACLKSQIIRILDCSLKGQMKTSEPLEIPFSLESLLSISADETKTIVLTTAGFSYKDMLMSWVCRLRKLSIKNFIVCALDQETYQFSILQGIPVFKDPLAPSNISFDDCHFGTKCFQRVTKVKSRMVLKILKLGYNVLLSDVDTYWFKNPLPLLQSFGPAVLAAQSDEFNKKGPINLPRRLNSGFYYAHSDGQTIAAMEKVVRHAQTSSLSEQPSFYDMLCGTGGSNRVDDNRCVESETNMTVYFLDRDLFPNGAYQDLWQKKNVSAACLKKGCFIIHNNWISGRLKKLERQVMSGLWEYDSGTRMCLQSWHTIKP